ACAGGATCACCAGCGAGCGCCGCGGCCAGACTTTCATGGCGCAGTCGCGGTCGCGCCACACCAGGACCACGATGACCGCCAGCACGGCAAACGGCATCACGCCCGGCAACCACGATTGGCGTATTCCCAGGGCGAAGAGCCCCTGGTTCAGGCTCACGCTGTTGAGCAGGTAGCCGCCGGCTTCGAATTGGATCACCACCTTGCGCACGAACTCAATCCACGAGCGCTGCGCCAGTACGGACGCGGCGCCGAGCGCCGCCGCCGCACCCGCAAATGCGGCCAGCATTCGCCAGCGCCGCTGCGACAGCGGCAGCAGCAGCAGGATCGCGGGAAACAGTTTGATGAGCGACGCCCAGGCCAGCGCGCCACCCGCCAGCGCCTGGCGTCCACGCCGCATTGCGTGGAGAGAAACCGCCAGTGGTATCCACACACCCGCAAAAACGAGCCCCGGCAGCAGCCAGCCCACCACATCCCACGATGCCAGCAACAACGCCGCGACGGCCATCCGTCCGGTGGTGTCCAGTGCCAGCGCTCCACCGACGAGCCACGCCAGCGCAAACACCGCGAGTGTCTGCCAGAGCAGGTTCAGCACGGCCGCGACCGGCGAGAACGGCATGTGCAGCGTGGGATCGGCTTGCCTTACGAGCGCGTAGAAGGGAGAACCATTGAACCCGTAGTCGTCGGTGAGATCGCGCCCGTGAATGCGCGACACCACGGCGCGAACGTCGCGCCGGAAGTCCTGCACGCGGTCGTCCGGCAGATATGCGTGCAGGATGCTGTCCGCTTCGACGTGGATGGCACCCGACGCGCGGGCCCGCGCCAGCAGCGAATCCGCCGGCGCCAGCGTATTGAAGGCGACGCCGCGCGCGCGCATCATATCGATGAGATACGCGCGCTGTTGGCGTGGATCGTCGCGCCACCGGCCGGGAGGGTGATCGAGGTCGCGCATGTCGAACTGCGGCCGGTCCAGCGCGGCATGCACGGCGCGATAGAGGCCCGGGTACGGAACGGGATACTTCGCGCCCAGGTAGTGGTGCGCGAAGTTGATGGTGACGACGTTCTGTGGCAGCAGGTTGAGGACCAGCGCATTCGCCATTCCCACGACGATCAGAATGGTCCATGCCGCCCGTGCGCGGGGCCAGCGGCCCAGGAGCAGGGCGCAGGCGGCCATGAGCAGCGCGCAGATGGCGCGGTCGTCAAGCGCCCAGGGAATCATGACCGCGGCCGCCGGCATCCGGTGGGCTCGATCTCGCAACCAGCCTCGCCCGGTGCAATGCGGGGGTCGAGCATTACCGTGACGACGCCGCGTTGTACGCGCTGGTCATCGCGGGCCCCAGGAAGTACTCCTCGAACAGGAAGCGTTTCATCTTGCTGCCGCCGGCCATCGCCCCGCTGAAATCGTCCATTTTTGCGCCGGCACGCGCCTGCTCCAGCGTCTCGCCGCGCGCCACCGCGTCCGTGGCCTGCTGCCTGATCGACGTCAGCGCCTCTTCAAGCATCACAACCTGCAGGTCGTTGCGCATCACCGCGCCGTGCCCGGGCACGATGACATCGGCATCCATCATGCGGATTCTGGCCAGGGCATCGATCCAGCCGGAAACGTCGCACCCGTAGGCGAACGGCAGCGGGTTGTCCACCAGATCGCCCGCCACAAGCACGCTCTCCCTGGGAAGAAAGACCACCGCGTCGCCACGGGTAATCCCGGAACCGAAGTGGCGGATCTCGATGACGCGTGCGCCACGCGTGAGGGTGATGACGTCGTCGAAGGTCTTCTCCGGCAGGGTCAGCGAAAACGCGGGCATCTCGCCCAGGTATTCCTCCGCGATGGCGATGGTACTCTGGTACGCCGCGCGCTCCCCGTCACTCATCGGCGTACCATCCAGGCTGGTTCCCTTGTTGATCGCGTCGCGGAACATCGCAATGGCCCCGGGTCCGCCTTCAACCTGCCGCTCGCGATTCTCCACACCGATTGTGGCCATGTCCTCACGCGTGAACGTTTGCGCGATGATCTCCGCGCCGGGAAACGCATTGCGGTATACCTGGTTGCCGAAGGTGTGGTCGTCGTGCCAGTGCGTGTTGATCACCACGCTGACCGGCTTGTCGGTGATGTTTCGCAACGCGGCGAGCACGGTGCGGGTGCGCTTGAGTGTGAATTGCGTGTCCACCACGACGACGTCCTCGTCGTTCACGATGAATACCGCATTGGAATGATTGGCGAGTCCCAGCGGATCCCGGCTGATGACGGCGTAGACCCCCGGCGCGACGTTTTCCACGCCAATCGGGGACTCGGTTTCGGCGGCGAACACTGAGAAAGCAGCCAGGGCGGGAAGGAGCAGAATGCCACACGCGGCCACATAGCCAGGTTTCATACACACTCACTTGCTTGCGGACACCATATGCACGGAGATGGGAAACTCCACCATCTTGCCGGAGGTTGTGAACAGACCCAGCGCACGCTCGGCCTCGGTGGCGAGCGTATCATATTCCGACTTGTCGAGCACGACGTCGACCAGCGGAAACCAACCCTTCACGTCGGTGAGCACCCACGAACGAATGCTCGGGTAGCGTGCAACACCCGTGTATGTCTCCACCGTGGGGTCGGTCATGCCGGCACGCTCGAACAGGTCCCGCACCGCCTCCGGATTTCCCAGTACGAACGGTTGCCGCAGGGCATCCGCGGCCCGTTTCCCCACCAGGTGCTGGATCAACGCCACCAGTATCGAGTACGCGGGGATATTGTCGAGTGCATCCCACACCGCCACACCCAGGCGACCACCCGGCGCGAGCACGCGCTTCATATCGCGAAGTGCCGCAATGCGATCGTCGAAGAACATCAATCCGAACTGTGACGCGACCACGTCGAACACGCCATCGTCGTACGGCAGCGCCGCCGCCACACCTTCCCGCCATTCCAGCTCGGGCGCAACGCGCAACGCCACCGTGAGCATGCCGGGGTTGGGATCGACGCCAGCCACGAAACCGGTGCTGCCCACCAGCCTGGCCGCGTCGCGGGCAAAGATTCCCGTTCCGCAGCCCACGTCCAGCACCCGGCTCCCGCCGCGTACCGCGGTGACCTTCGCCAGCAGGTGGGTCCACTGGGAAAACAGCGCCGGGACGAAGAACTCCTCGTACACCGTCGCTGCGCGAATCTGGGCCTCGAGGTTTGAATCCGTCATCGGAGCCTCCGACGCAGAATCCTCAGGGGGTAGCAGCGGCGCGCAGCCACGCCAGTGCGGCGTCACGATCGCGGAAGACATTCGTCATCACGCCCGCGGCCTCGCTGTAGACGGCACCCAGCCGGCTGAGGCCGAAATGGACGTCCTCGGTGGCAAGAACCGCGCAACGGGCCACACGCTCGCTGTGCGGGCCCAGGTGGGAGGCCACACGAATGATGTCCTCGGTGGTGCGGGTTGCGAGTGTGGAAGACCCTCTCACGTCCACCAGCAGGCCGAACCTGGGCGCACATGCGGGATCATTGAGCAGGTGGTGAAAGGTCTGGATGACGTCGTCTGGATCGGTCTCACCGACGAGCGCCATCTCCGCGATGTTGTTGTCCATGCGATACGTAACCGGCACAAGCGACCTCCGGCGTAAGCACTGCCCCGCATCACATCAGGGGAGAGACGGCCCGAGTATACTGGAATTCGATCCGGAATTCAAAAAACGTCACCAGGGAATCGCCTCGCCGTCGCGAAAGAAGCCACCGGTGGTAGTGGCGTCGAGCAGCGCCCCCCATACAATAGACGCGGCGCCCTCCTCCACGCCGCGGGTGGCGCTGCGCCCGCCCATGTCGGTGCGCACCCAGCCCGGGCACACCGCGTTCACGCGGATGCGGCGCGGCGCCAGGTCGCGGGCGTAGACGCGGGTGAGCGCGTTCAGGCCCGCCTTGGAGGCGTTGTAGGCCGACGCGGGCCACCCCGCCTCCGCGTGCACGCCGTGCTCGACGTAATTTGTTAAGGAGCGCATCAGCGCGTCGATCTCACCACGCGCCAGCGCCGGGTCGAGCAGGCGCTTCTTGAGTTCGGCGCGGTAGTTGGAAATCTCTCCCAGCGCGCTGGACACCATGACGACGGTCCCGCCATCGGGCATCAAGGGCAGCAGCGCGTCGGTCACGCGCGCGGCACCAAAGTAGTTTACCGCGAGGGTACGGCGCACGACGTCGGCGTTGAAGCCGCGCAGCGCCACACCGGCGTTGTTGACGAGAATGTCGATGGTGAGGCGGTCCGCTTCGAGACTGGCCCGAAGCGTCCCGACGCTTGCGTCGCTAGCGACGTCCAGGGGTCTGAACTCGCAGGTGAGCCCCTCGGCAATCAGTTCCTGCGCCGCCGCGTACCCCTCCGCCTCCCGGCGGCTGGTGACGATTATGCGCAGCCCGCGCTGGGCAAGCTGCCGCGCGGTCTCCAGGCCGAGGCCGCGGTTGCCTCCGGTGATGAGCGCAATGCGGTTTCCTTCCTGCATCCCCTCTCCAGCCTGTCGGGACGCCAACTTCGGCGGTCCCGGGCGGTATTACCCATGGTACAATAATTCCGTCAATTGCCAGACCCAGTTTCACGGCCCTGGCCGGGCCGCTCCCACGGAGGTTCCCCATGGACCGCGCCACATTCCGGGGTGGATGGGTGGCCGCAGCAGTTGCCATATCGCTGCTTCTCCTTTCCTCTGCCGAAACAGCCGCGCAGAAGCGGCATCACGATTCCCGGCCGCGCCCGGCGACGACGGCACCGACGAACGCCATCCTCATCGATGGCACGCCGCGACCGGCGCCGGTCAGCGCGCCACCGGCACCGCCCGCCGGCCGGCTCGAACGCTGGACGCCGCCGGCGCCCGGCGAGCGCACCCCGAACAGCCTGCAGACCATCAACGATCACCCCGGGATGGCCTCCGCACTGGGCGGCGACGATGTGCTGATCGCAAGCTTCCCGACGCCCGTGGTCTCCTGGGGGATCTGGCTGCAGGTCACCAGCGACGGGCGGCTCTTCGCCGCGGCGCTTTCGACCTGGTCCCCCGGCCAGATGGACATCTACCGCAGTCTGGACGGTGGCGACACCTGGACGCTGTGGAGTTCCTTCGCGCCGGGCTTCAATGCGAGACTCCGCGACTTCACCGTCGCCCAGGGCGACGCGGACCAGGCATTGATCGCCTATCTCGACTGGAACGGGTCGACTACTGACGCGCGCGTGGCGCGCGCCGACTTGAATACCGACACGCCGGTATGGAGCGTTGTGACCGCCATCGAAGACCCCGCCATCAATGTCACTTCCGGTGTGGCGTTCGATACCGATGCCTGGGGGTTCTCGAACTACTACATCTACCTGGTTGCGGTTGCCGATGACGGCAACGGTCGCGATGTGTGGTTCTCAGTCTCCTACGACCTGGGTGTAACGTTTGAGCCCGAAACCAAGATTGCCGACACCTCGGACGGAAGCTGGGGATTTCTGACCGCGTCGATAACCACCGGGTACAGCGGCTACGTTCACGCATCCATGACGCGCGACGGCACGCTCGACGCGGGCGAGTTCTACCGTCGCACCGTCGATTACGGGACTACCTGGGATCCGTTACTTACGATTGACGCGGTCGACAACGGCACCGAAAATTATCTCGACTCGGTGGCAGCGTCGCGCACCAACGACAATGTCCTGCTTCTCTTCAACCGCGGCGGCTCAAACTGGTGCCGCTACTCGACGGACGCGGGCGTCACGTGGCCACCCGCCAACGACGTACCGACCGGTTACGAATATTGCCACGGGCGCCACGTGGCGTTTCCCGGCAGCGAGCTCGTGATTGGCGGGTACACATTCGGTGGTCTCACGGACGAGAGATACAAGCTGTCGCGATCGGTCACCGGGAGCCCGGCCGCGCTGGCCGCACCGCAGGAGTTGTCCATCAGCACCACCGATTTCCTTGGGACGGAGACCGCGATTGTCACCGACCCATCCCGCGGCAACCGCATTGCGGCCGTGTGGTTTTCCTATGATGCCACCAACACGTACCTGCGCTTCGACGCCGAGTGGCGCCGCGACTTCGGCTATCCCAACACCGACATCGGCTTCCCGATTGCCGTGCAGGGCGGCGGGCAAACCCCGCCCGCGGTGGCCGAGGTGGATGGAGACCCTGAAAAGGAGATCGTCTTCGCCGCCCTCTCCGGCGACGTCCACGTGGTCAACCACGACGGCACAGCGGTTCCGGGCTGGCCGGTGAACATCGGTGCGATACCGTTCGACGCACCGGTGGCGGTGGGCGATCTGGTTGGCAATGGGGATCCTGTCGTCGTGGCCGGAAACGGTTCGGGAGAGGTGTACGCGTTTGATGCAACCGGCGCCCTGCTCCCCGGCTGGCCGGTGGATCTGGGGACGGGGACCGGCGTCTACGTCAGCATCGGCACCCTCGGCCCGCCCAGCACGCGCTACGTGGTGGCGCTCAGCAACCGGACCGTTGCCATCCTGGACAACAGCGGAACCAACGTCGCGCCCGCCTGGGTCCCGGCGGAGATTCCCTTCGGTGTCTATTCGCGTCCGGCCGCCATCGGCGACGCGGACAACGACGGCGTCACCGACATCGTGTCGCTCGCCGGTCCGAACGTCTACTACCACAGCCTCAACAGCCCGAACTTCTCCGGGCAACAGTTTACGGGCGTAACGTTCAGCGACGCCCCCACGATGGCCGACATCGACCTGGACGGCATCCTGGAGATCGCCGCGCCCACTTCCGACGGGAAGATGTACCTGTTCCACAAGGCCGGGCCGAGTTTCTCAACGGCCTGGCCGATCACGGTATCGCCCGGAGTCGCGCTGACCTCGGCCGCGTTCGGGAACATCCTCGGCACGCAGGAGCCGGAGCTGGTGTTTGCGGAGGCCGGTGGCAATGTGCACGTGCGCTACTCCACCGGCGTGGAGCAGTCCGGCTACCCGCTGGCTTCGGGAAGTTCCTTCCTGTTCATGCCGCCCATACTTTCTCCGGTGAACATCTTCGTCTCCAACGTCAACATCGGGACCACCGACGGGGTCAATGGCACAGGTCAGAGCTGGCGCAATCTCGGGATGGTGCCGGACGGCTGGCCGCGCAACCTCCCCGGGCCGGTGGAGGAGACATTTGCGAGCGGCGACATCGACA
Above is a window of Candidatus Krumholzibacteriia bacterium DNA encoding:
- a CDS encoding tetratricopeptide repeat protein — its product is MIPWALDDRAICALLMAACALLLGRWPRARAAWTILIVVGMANALVLNLLPQNVVTINFAHHYLGAKYPVPYPGLYRAVHAALDRPQFDMRDLDHPPGRWRDDPRQQRAYLIDMMRARGVAFNTLAPADSLLARARASGAIHVEADSILHAYLPDDRVQDFRRDVRAVVSRIHGRDLTDDYGFNGSPFYALVRQADPTLHMPFSPVAAVLNLLWQTLAVFALAWLVGGALALDTTGRMAVAALLLASWDVVGWLLPGLVFAGVWIPLAVSLHAMRRGRQALAGGALAWASLIKLFPAILLLLPLSQRRWRMLAAFAGAAAALGAASVLAQRSWIEFVRKVVIQFEAGGYLLNSVSLNQGLFALGIRQSWLPGVMPFAVLAVIVVLVWRDRDCAMKVWPRRSLVILSMLAWVSRTWFNYYAIAPLLLLPLVGRTRPRGAALAAVALALSFLLPEFDHPLILAHPVLHLLKLAPYIVIPVWLLGLEFRGARVPRRAVATAAVILGLLVAAEAARAAFARHIAARGEARLDRGDGARALVDFDWQIRLAPRDGVARMNRGIALALAGREEESGESFARAVALDPESIEAHRNYARWLRREGRLDEAVAQLEAAVAAAPWDDGVRVDLARVLVQQGRGPEATVQFIRALELAPGNREAHEGLMRSATPER
- a CDS encoding MBL fold metallo-hydrolase, whose translation is MKPGYVAACGILLLPALAAFSVFAAETESPIGVENVAPGVYAVISRDPLGLANHSNAVFIVNDEDVVVVDTQFTLKRTRTVLAALRNITDKPVSVVINTHWHDDHTFGNQVYRNAFPGAEIIAQTFTREDMATIGVENRERQVEGGPGAIAMFRDAINKGTSLDGTPMSDGERAAYQSTIAIAEEYLGEMPAFSLTLPEKTFDDVITLTRGARVIEIRHFGSGITRGDAVVFLPRESVLVAGDLVDNPLPFAYGCDVSGWIDALARIRMMDADVIVPGHGAVMRNDLQVVMLEEALTSIRQQATDAVARGETLEQARAGAKMDDFSGAMAGGSKMKRFLFEEYFLGPAMTSAYNAASSR
- a CDS encoding methyltransferase domain-containing protein; translated protein: MTDSNLEAQIRAATVYEEFFVPALFSQWTHLLAKVTAVRGGSRVLDVGCGTGIFARDAARLVGSTGFVAGVDPNPGMLTVALRVAPELEWREGVAAALPYDDGVFDVVASQFGLMFFDDRIAALRDMKRVLAPGGRLGVAVWDALDNIPAYSILVALIQHLVGKRAADALRQPFVLGNPEAVRDLFERAGMTDPTVETYTGVARYPSIRSWVLTDVKGWFPLVDVVLDKSEYDTLATEAERALGLFTTSGKMVEFPISVHMVSASK
- a CDS encoding STAS/SEC14 domain-containing protein, whose protein sequence is MPVTYRMDNNIAEMALVGETDPDDVIQTFHHLLNDPACAPRFGLLVDVRGSSTLATRTTEDIIRVASHLGPHSERVARCAVLATEDVHFGLSRLGAVYSEAAGVMTNVFRDRDAALAWLRAAATP
- a CDS encoding SDR family NAD(P)-dependent oxidoreductase produces the protein MQEGNRIALITGGNRGLGLETARQLAQRGLRIIVTSRREAEGYAAAQELIAEGLTCEFRPLDVASDASVGTLRASLEADRLTIDILVNNAGVALRGFNADVVRRTLAVNYFGAARVTDALLPLMPDGGTVVMVSSALGEISNYRAELKKRLLDPALARGEIDALMRSLTNYVEHGVHAEAGWPASAYNASKAGLNALTRVYARDLAPRRIRVNAVCPGWVRTDMGGRSATRGVEEGAASIVWGALLDATTTGGFFRDGEAIPW
- a CDS encoding T9SS type A sorting domain-containing protein, with protein sequence MDRATFRGGWVAAAVAISLLLLSSAETAAQKRHHDSRPRPATTAPTNAILIDGTPRPAPVSAPPAPPAGRLERWTPPAPGERTPNSLQTINDHPGMASALGGDDVLIASFPTPVVSWGIWLQVTSDGRLFAAALSTWSPGQMDIYRSLDGGDTWTLWSSFAPGFNARLRDFTVAQGDADQALIAYLDWNGSTTDARVARADLNTDTPVWSVVTAIEDPAINVTSGVAFDTDAWGFSNYYIYLVAVADDGNGRDVWFSVSYDLGVTFEPETKIADTSDGSWGFLTASITTGYSGYVHASMTRDGTLDAGEFYRRTVDYGTTWDPLLTIDAVDNGTENYLDSVAASRTNDNVLLLFNRGGSNWCRYSTDAGVTWPPANDVPTGYEYCHGRHVAFPGSELVIGGYTFGGLTDERYKLSRSVTGSPAALAAPQELSISTTDFLGTETAIVTDPSRGNRIAAVWFSYDATNTYLRFDAEWRRDFGYPNTDIGFPIAVQGGGQTPPAVAEVDGDPEKEIVFAALSGDVHVVNHDGTAVPGWPVNIGAIPFDAPVAVGDLVGNGDPVVVAGNGSGEVYAFDATGALLPGWPVDLGTGTGVYVSIGTLGPPSTRYVVALSNRTVAILDNSGTNVAPAWVPAEIPFGVYSRPAAIGDADNDGVTDIVSLAGPNVYYHSLNSPNFSGQQFTGVTFSDAPTMADIDLDGILEIAAPTSDGKMYLFHKAGPSFSTAWPITVSPGVALTSAAFGNILGTQEPELVFAEAGGNVHVRYSTGVEQSGYPLASGSSFLFMPPILSPVNIFVSNVNIGTTDGVNGTGQSWRNLGMVPDGWPRNLPGPVEETFASGDIDNDGRNELVVLGVDFLSVYDVGEPPTTNPRNHWPMYGYDAQRTGCLACDEILTAVGDTPADGYNAALSVHPNPFNPVTTIEYEVARAGLVSLEVFDVSGRRVATLIAGEHREAGRYSVSYTATGASGVYFARLQTADGEVARKIVLLK